The following proteins are co-located in the Deinococcus metallilatus genome:
- a CDS encoding dienelactone hydrolase family protein has product MSRSLAHGGTLPRIYYVSFPSADPQQPLTVAAQLRLPVNTQGQVPAVVIVHGSAGIDSRGAFYADALGRAGIATLEIDLWGARGLVGGAAGRPRGVPETLPDAYGALRYLAGRPEIDPNRIGILGFSWGGVVTMLTATEPYTRSFLPGGPKFAAHAAFYPVGWVYNTVPGYDFSALTGAPVLIQTGELDTYDDPDTCPKMVANLPEAARRCVTVKVYPGATHAFDRLEPPITVNDPFSHKGKGGEVQFVPNPDVSLQARQTTVQFFRWSFGMTK; this is encoded by the coding sequence ATGTCCCGGTCCCTCGCCCACGGGGGCACCCTGCCCCGAATCTATTACGTCAGCTTCCCCTCGGCCGACCCGCAACAACCCCTCACGGTGGCGGCCCAGTTGCGGCTGCCCGTGAACACTCAGGGCCAGGTTCCGGCGGTGGTGATCGTCCACGGGTCGGCGGGCATCGACAGCCGGGGAGCCTTCTACGCGGACGCGCTGGGCCGGGCGGGGATCGCCACGCTGGAAATCGACCTGTGGGGAGCACGGGGCCTGGTGGGCGGCGCGGCGGGCCGTCCACGCGGCGTGCCCGAGACGCTGCCCGACGCCTACGGTGCCCTGCGGTACCTGGCGGGGCGCCCCGAGATCGACCCGAATCGCATAGGCATCCTGGGGTTTTCCTGGGGCGGCGTGGTCACGATGCTCACCGCGACCGAACCCTATACTCGGAGCTTCCTCCCCGGTGGACCGAAATTCGCCGCCCACGCCGCCTTCTACCCGGTGGGCTGGGTCTACAACACCGTGCCGGGGTACGACTTCAGCGCGCTCACGGGTGCCCCGGTCCTGATCCAGACGGGCGAACTCGACACCTACGACGACCCGGACACCTGCCCCAAGATGGTGGCGAACCTGCCCGAAGCCGCCCGGCGGTGCGTGACCGTCAAGGTCTATCCGGGGGCCACCCACGCCTTTGACCGCCTGGAACCGCCGATCACGGTGAACGATCCCTTCTCGCACAAGGGGAAGGGGGGCGAGGTCCAGTTCGTGCCGAATCCTGACG